A region of Pyxidicoccus trucidator DNA encodes the following proteins:
- the rpsB gene encoding 30S ribosomal protein S2, protein METQDTQTQGQAMAAASGITMRQLLEAGVHFGHQTKRWNPKMKPYIFGARNGIYIIDLQKTVTMARSAFRFVADITARGGSVLFVGTKKQAQDVIREEAARAGQFFVTSRWLGGTLTNFKTIKQGIDRLKTLEKMAEDGTFDRLPKKEVAQLEREREKLEKNLGGVKEMSKLPRCVFVIDPKKEHIAIHEASRLGIPVIGLVDTNCDPDGIDFVIPGNDDAIRSIKLFTSKIAEACLEGAARYRASGAAERDEQEEREGRDDRGDRRDDRRGPRRGDRRDDRGGRGGDRGGDRGGDRRGPLVEMKGAPVAAEQPAAEQPAAEAGGETPAAE, encoded by the coding sequence ATGGAAACGCAGGACACGCAGACGCAGGGCCAGGCGATGGCCGCAGCCAGCGGCATCACGATGCGGCAGCTCCTGGAGGCCGGTGTTCACTTCGGCCACCAGACGAAGCGCTGGAACCCGAAGATGAAGCCCTACATCTTCGGCGCGCGTAACGGCATCTACATCATCGACCTGCAGAAGACGGTGACGATGGCCCGTTCCGCGTTCCGCTTCGTGGCGGACATCACGGCGCGGGGCGGCTCGGTGCTCTTCGTGGGCACCAAGAAGCAGGCGCAGGACGTCATCCGCGAGGAGGCCGCGCGCGCCGGTCAGTTCTTCGTCACCAGCCGCTGGCTGGGTGGCACGCTGACCAACTTCAAGACCATCAAGCAGGGCATCGACCGCCTGAAGACGCTGGAGAAGATGGCCGAGGACGGCACCTTCGACCGGCTTCCGAAGAAGGAAGTCGCCCAGCTCGAGCGTGAGCGCGAGAAGCTGGAGAAGAACCTGGGCGGCGTGAAGGAGATGTCGAAGCTGCCCCGCTGCGTCTTCGTCATCGACCCGAAGAAGGAGCACATCGCCATCCACGAGGCGAGCCGCCTGGGCATCCCCGTGATTGGCCTGGTGGACACCAACTGCGACCCGGACGGCATCGACTTCGTCATCCCGGGCAACGACGACGCCATCCGCTCCATCAAGCTCTTCACCTCGAAGATCGCCGAGGCGTGCCTCGAGGGTGCGGCGCGCTACCGCGCGTCCGGCGCCGCCGAGCGCGACGAGCAGGAGGAGCGTGAGGGCCGTGACGACCGCGGTGACCGCCGTGACGACCGCCGGGGCCCGCGCCGCGGCGACCGCCGTGACGACCGCGGTGGCCGTGGTGGTGACCGTGGCGGCGACCGCGGTGGCGACCGCCGGGGTCCGCTCGTGGAGATGAAGGGCGCCCCCGTCGCCGCCGAGCAGCCGGCCGCCGAGCAGCCGGCCGCCGAGGCGGGCGGCGAGACGCCGGCGGCCGAGTAG
- the tsf gene encoding translation elongation factor Ts, translated as MAEVSAQMVKELREKTGAGMMDCKKALAESAGDFTKAEEWLRKKGISRAASKGDRVAAEGIIGTYVHGGRIGVIVEVNCETDFVARNPDFQDLVKDVAMQVAATNPKYVRREEVPTENLDKEREIERELLKQQGKPEAMLDKILVGKMEKFYERVCLVDMPWVKDDKKKVGEMVTERAAKIGEKVAIRRFTRFEVGEGIEKKKDDLAAEVAKTLGQA; from the coding sequence ATGGCTGAGGTCAGCGCCCAGATGGTGAAGGAGCTCCGCGAGAAGACCGGCGCGGGCATGATGGACTGCAAGAAGGCGCTCGCCGAGAGCGCCGGGGACTTCACGAAGGCCGAGGAGTGGCTGCGCAAGAAGGGCATCTCCCGCGCCGCCTCCAAGGGTGACCGCGTCGCGGCCGAGGGCATCATCGGCACCTACGTCCACGGTGGCCGCATCGGCGTCATCGTCGAGGTCAACTGCGAGACGGACTTCGTCGCCCGCAACCCGGACTTCCAGGACCTGGTGAAGGACGTGGCCATGCAGGTCGCCGCGACCAACCCCAAGTACGTCCGCCGCGAGGAGGTTCCTACCGAGAACCTCGACAAGGAGCGCGAAATCGAGCGCGAGCTGCTCAAGCAGCAGGGCAAGCCCGAGGCGATGCTGGACAAGATCCTCGTCGGGAAGATGGAGAAGTTCTACGAGCGCGTGTGCCTCGTGGACATGCCCTGGGTGAAGGACGACAAGAAGAAGGTCGGGGAGATGGTCACCGAGCGCGCCGCGAAGATTGGCGAGAAGGTCGCCATCCGCCGCTTCACCCGCTTCGAGGTGGGTGAGGGCATCGAGAAGAAGAAGGACGACCTCGCCGCCGAGGTCGCCAAGACGCTGGGCCAGGCGTAG
- the pyrH gene encoding UMP kinase, whose protein sequence is MSSDTKSPLRYKRILLKLSGEALMGEGKYGIHPPTLLAIAEEVIEVSKAGVEVALVIGGGNIFRGVAGATEGMDRASADYMGMLATCINSMAMQDALEKKGVHTRVLSAIKMEQIAEPYIRRRAVRHLEKGRIVIFAAGTGNPYFTTDTAASLRAMEINAQVILKATKVDGIYNADPKKEPTARRYKTLTYMDVLRQNLNVMDSTAISLCMDNKLPLIVFDLTVPGNIRRAVLGTEDIGTLVGGTETAWA, encoded by the coding sequence ATGTCCTCCGACACGAAGAGCCCTCTCCGTTACAAGCGCATCCTCCTCAAGCTCTCGGGCGAGGCCCTGATGGGCGAAGGGAAGTACGGCATCCACCCGCCCACCCTGCTCGCCATCGCCGAGGAGGTCATCGAGGTGTCGAAGGCCGGCGTGGAGGTGGCCCTCGTCATTGGCGGCGGCAACATCTTCCGCGGCGTGGCGGGCGCCACCGAGGGCATGGACCGCGCCAGCGCGGACTACATGGGCATGCTGGCCACCTGCATCAACTCCATGGCGATGCAGGACGCGCTGGAGAAGAAGGGCGTGCACACGCGGGTGCTGTCCGCCATCAAGATGGAGCAGATCGCCGAGCCCTACATCCGCCGCCGCGCGGTGCGTCATCTGGAGAAGGGCCGCATCGTCATCTTCGCCGCGGGCACCGGCAACCCGTACTTCACCACGGACACCGCCGCCTCCCTGCGCGCCATGGAGATCAACGCGCAGGTCATCCTGAAGGCGACGAAGGTGGACGGCATCTACAACGCGGACCCGAAGAAGGAGCCCACCGCGCGCCGCTACAAGACGCTGACGTACATGGACGTGCTGCGGCAGAACCTCAACGTGATGGACTCCACGGCCATCTCGCTGTGCATGGACAACAAGCTGCCCCTCATCGTCTTCGACCTGACCGTGCCTGGGAACATCCGCCGCGCGGTGCTCGGCACTGAGGACATTGGTACGCTGGTGGGTGGGACGGAAACGGCCTGGGCCTAG
- the frr gene encoding ribosome recycling factor, which produces MSGDVVAELKTRIDKSLEDLKRELTKVRTGRASISILDGIRVDYYGTPTPLSGVASVNAPEPRLITIKPWEKTVLKEIEKALREANLGINPMNDGEMIRLPFPPLTEERRKDIAKQVKTKGEDHKVAIRNVRRDANEALKVQLKDKKITEDDHKRITEVVQKQTDAGIAQVDDIVKKKEKEVMEV; this is translated from the coding sequence ATGAGTGGAGACGTCGTCGCCGAACTGAAGACCCGCATCGACAAGTCGCTCGAGGACTTGAAGAGGGAGCTGACGAAGGTCCGCACCGGGCGGGCCAGCATCTCCATCCTGGATGGCATCCGGGTGGACTACTACGGCACCCCCACGCCGCTGTCCGGCGTGGCCAGCGTCAACGCCCCGGAGCCCCGGCTCATCACCATCAAGCCGTGGGAGAAGACCGTCCTCAAGGAGATCGAGAAGGCGCTCCGCGAGGCGAACCTGGGCATCAACCCGATGAACGACGGGGAGATGATCCGCCTGCCCTTCCCGCCGCTCACCGAGGAGCGCCGCAAGGACATCGCCAAGCAGGTGAAGACGAAGGGTGAGGACCACAAGGTCGCCATCCGCAACGTCCGCCGCGACGCCAACGAGGCGCTCAAGGTCCAGCTCAAGGACAAGAAGATCACCGAGGACGACCACAAGCGCATCACCGAGGTCGTCCAGAAGCAGACCGACGCGGGCATTGCCCAGGTGGATGACATCGTGAAGAAGAAGGAGAAGGAGGTCATGGAGGTTTGA
- a CDS encoding diguanylate cyclase, producing the protein MALVLLAEPSVPVAGALRRYLEGAGHEVLSVSSADEALRAGRARPPALVLAAGTGTLDGEALCREFRAQGVTVPMLLLYPPQEDYADERATEAGADGCLVGPLKRANVLTCVALLLQREEARRGAAASAAYDGSVRAISTGSPGANLGLTPGPYPVVPGTSPAEVPDEDFGALSGELEAPGAGPEVAPGVPSGATPRPGLGLTPGAFSSAAPGAGGAPGAGVAAAHGASFVGADVAPGVASAASRGAGSASVTQRASGFAITPVPGSLTTLESEGRRITRPEMPAVGTSPDFEFLKRLMLMEVKRSRRYRYPIALLLVELDRFPERSASLSPAARTAVLAEALGLLVAGVRDIDVAVPFADSRYVVFLPHTPRSGALVVAGRLRERVGTLRGLQGATASVGVAVSEPPGGKAPASGAGAQVSFGSLLKEAGEALRRAQAAGGDRVEPAGGKPQPG; encoded by the coding sequence ATGGCCCTCGTTCTCCTGGCCGAGCCCTCCGTGCCGGTGGCGGGCGCGCTGCGTCGCTACCTGGAAGGCGCCGGCCACGAGGTGCTCTCGGTGAGCAGCGCGGATGAAGCGCTGCGCGCCGGCAGGGCACGTCCACCCGCCCTGGTGCTGGCCGCCGGGACGGGGACGCTGGACGGTGAGGCGCTGTGCCGCGAATTCCGCGCACAGGGCGTCACCGTCCCGATGCTGCTGCTGTACCCGCCGCAGGAGGACTACGCGGACGAGCGCGCCACCGAGGCGGGCGCGGACGGGTGCCTGGTGGGGCCCCTCAAGCGCGCCAACGTGCTGACCTGCGTGGCGCTGCTGCTGCAACGCGAGGAGGCCCGGCGGGGGGCGGCGGCGAGCGCGGCCTACGATGGCTCCGTTCGCGCCATCTCCACCGGCTCCCCCGGCGCCAACCTGGGGCTGACGCCGGGCCCGTATCCCGTCGTCCCGGGTACTTCTCCGGCCGAGGTTCCTGACGAGGACTTCGGTGCCCTGAGTGGGGAGCTGGAGGCTCCTGGGGCGGGCCCGGAGGTCGCTCCTGGCGTGCCCTCCGGCGCCACCCCTCGCCCGGGCCTGGGCCTGACGCCTGGAGCCTTTTCCAGTGCCGCGCCAGGCGCGGGTGGGGCACCTGGCGCTGGTGTCGCCGCGGCGCATGGCGCGTCCTTCGTCGGCGCGGATGTGGCGCCCGGTGTGGCATCCGCCGCGTCGCGGGGGGCGGGCTCCGCGTCCGTTACCCAGCGGGCCTCCGGGTTCGCGATTACGCCCGTGCCGGGCTCGCTGACGACGCTGGAGTCCGAGGGGCGCCGCATCACCCGCCCGGAAATGCCCGCCGTGGGCACGTCCCCGGACTTCGAGTTCCTCAAGCGGCTGATGCTGATGGAGGTGAAGCGCAGCCGGCGCTACCGCTACCCCATTGCCCTGCTGCTGGTGGAGCTGGACCGCTTCCCGGAGCGCTCCGCGTCGCTGTCCCCGGCGGCTCGCACGGCGGTGCTGGCCGAGGCGCTGGGGCTGCTGGTGGCGGGCGTGCGCGACATCGACGTGGCGGTGCCCTTCGCGGACAGCCGTTACGTGGTGTTCCTGCCGCACACCCCGCGCTCCGGCGCGCTGGTGGTGGCCGGGCGCCTGCGCGAGCGGGTGGGCACCCTGCGTGGCCTCCAGGGCGCGACTGCGTCCGTGGGGGTGGCCGTGTCCGAGCCGCCAGGGGGCAAGGCGCCCGCGTCGGGTGCCGGAGCCCAGGTGAGCTTCGGCAGCCTGCTGAAGGAAGCGGGCGAGGCGCTGCGCCGCGCGCAGGCGGCCGGGGGAGACCGGGTGGAGCCGGCGGGCGGAAAGCCTCAGCCGGGGTAG
- the cyaY gene encoding iron donor protein CyaY: MMDEARYNQLATAAFKRILAAADAIDPDLLEAESTGDMVTLTTRSREKCIVNTQRAVRQIWVAGRGQGIHFTYDTATSTWKDDKGRGLELLAFVADVVHDISGVDFVYPG, encoded by the coding sequence ATGATGGACGAAGCCCGCTACAACCAGCTCGCCACCGCTGCCTTCAAGCGCATCCTCGCCGCGGCGGACGCCATCGACCCGGACCTCCTCGAGGCCGAGAGCACGGGCGACATGGTGACGCTCACCACCCGCTCGCGCGAGAAGTGCATCGTCAACACCCAGCGCGCCGTGAGGCAGATCTGGGTGGCTGGCCGGGGCCAGGGCATCCACTTCACCTACGACACGGCCACCAGCACCTGGAAGGACGACAAGGGGCGGGGCCTGGAGCTGCTCGCCTTCGTCGCGGACGTGGTGCACGACATCAGCGGCGTGGACTTCGTCTACCCCGGCTGA
- a CDS encoding SixA phosphatase family protein translates to MRIFLVRHGDADAEIPEGLGDEARALTAKSRASTAQHFSSLSERMGQVGLILTSPLVRTVQTAQILSFVTKHEGLLKAHRCLLPDMPVGAVEPVLLEHSDQNLALVGHQPSMGALAAHLLGMQSFPKPVNPGTVIALERTEGETPQLKFLFYAAPGQQVLDVIQ, encoded by the coding sequence TTGAGGATTTTCCTGGTTAGGCACGGCGATGCGGACGCAGAGATCCCCGAGGGTCTTGGCGACGAGGCGCGCGCGCTCACCGCGAAGTCCCGCGCCAGCACGGCCCAGCACTTCTCGTCCCTGTCGGAGCGCATGGGGCAGGTGGGGCTCATCCTGACCAGCCCGCTGGTTCGCACCGTGCAGACGGCGCAGATCCTCTCCTTCGTCACGAAGCACGAGGGCCTGCTGAAGGCGCACCGCTGCCTGCTGCCCGACATGCCCGTGGGCGCGGTGGAGCCGGTGCTGCTGGAGCACTCGGACCAGAACCTGGCCCTCGTGGGGCACCAGCCCTCCATGGGCGCGCTCGCGGCCCACCTGCTGGGCATGCAGTCCTTCCCCAAGCCCGTCAACCCGGGCACCGTCATCGCCCTGGAGCGCACGGAAGGCGAGACGCCGCAGCTGAAGTTCCTGTTCTACGCGGCTCCTGGCCAGCAGGTGCTCGACGTCATCCAGTGA
- a CDS encoding FAD-dependent oxidoreductase, which translates to MRALTDLPTDPAPTLTLGLPGFTFEDLYRPRGLRRLMERFDAQLAEDEPELFQAYDAYRKAGGTGLAGPAESDLLIRVSRHVSRFVAKLFRLESELERLAGRLKGELPLFDFKREFITRRVFKKGAADRPSLAEFPSLDARMRLLMQLGFPEALATGDLERGLAESVLTLMDLERLFAGSLPAELQPRAEAMRARWAALREGLVSTPEGRDAFGSSLVTQGDDAAELQAVRALLALADRWTYARALHPETKDVFHAWSTHRIPKPLVFDQLVQLKRPDAQLPEVMEGDEHHLRHRDGFKLTDRRGTPRDVMNEVDYCVICHERSKDSCSKGFPAKDPVAEGHNFKKNPLGIPLNGCPLDERISEAHALKREGDSVAALAMVTLDNPMCPGTGHRICNDCMKACIFQKQEPVNIPLAETATLTDVLDLPWGFEIYGLLTRWNPLNVRRPYALPYVGRNVLVVGLGPAGYTLSHYLLNEGFGVTGVDGLKIEPFPDDLVGRNGRALRPIRDWSALTSELDERVLEGFGGVSEYGITVRWDKNFLTLIHLTLARREGFRIYGGVRFGGTLTIDDAWELGFDHIAIAAGAGRPTIIGMKNNLIRGIRKASDFLMALQLTGAFKKDSLANLQVQLPAIVIGGGLTGIDTATELMAYYPVQVEKTLSRHERLAADLGEEAVLARLDAEERVTYQLFLEHGRAVRAEREKAQAEGRNPDFIKLVRGWGGVSLVYRRGLTESPAYRLNHEEVTKALEEGIRFIERMSPVEALPDASGAVRALVFERMVTKDGKLKGSGEFFELPARTVCVAAGTSPNVTYEKEYPGTFQLDSRGEYFQGHELVEEGNGFVLKPVQAKEDPAAKAGFFTSYRKDDHLISFYGDNHPTYAGNVVKAMASAKDGHPEVARLYAKEVASLDFTDEVAQARREEQRAAHFAKLDDAFTATVVAVNRLTPTIVEVVVRAPFAASHFSPGQFYRLQNFERNAPVVDGMRLTMEGLALTGAWVDKEKGLMGTIVLEMGSSSRLCAALTPGEPVVLMGPTGAPTEIGHNETVALVGGGLGNAVLFSIARSLKAAGCRVIYFAGYRQKSDSFKQDEIEAGTDQIVWSVDGGDTIEPRRPQDSAFRGNVVQAMLAYAENRLGPAPVLSLAEVDRIIAIGSDRMMRAVAEARHGVLQPHLKPGHEAIGSINSPMQCMMKEICAQCLQRHVDPLTGKETWVFSCYNQDQRLDQVDFVNLNQRLRGNTVMEKVADVFLAQLLKKAPHLKRV; encoded by the coding sequence ATGCGCGCCTTGACCGACCTGCCCACCGACCCCGCCCCCACGCTGACCCTGGGCCTGCCGGGCTTCACCTTCGAGGACCTCTACCGCCCGCGCGGCCTGCGCCGGCTCATGGAGCGCTTCGACGCGCAGCTCGCGGAAGACGAGCCCGAGCTCTTCCAGGCGTATGACGCGTACCGCAAGGCCGGGGGCACGGGCCTCGCCGGGCCCGCGGAGTCGGACCTGCTCATCCGCGTGTCCCGCCACGTGTCGCGCTTCGTCGCGAAGCTCTTCCGTCTCGAGTCCGAGCTGGAGCGGCTGGCCGGCCGGCTGAAGGGCGAGCTGCCCCTCTTCGACTTCAAGCGCGAGTTCATCACCCGCCGCGTCTTCAAGAAGGGCGCCGCGGACCGCCCCTCCCTGGCGGAGTTCCCCTCGCTGGACGCGCGCATGCGGCTGCTGATGCAGCTGGGCTTCCCCGAGGCGCTGGCCACCGGGGACCTGGAGCGCGGCCTGGCCGAGTCCGTCCTCACGCTGATGGACCTGGAGCGCCTGTTCGCCGGCAGCCTCCCCGCGGAGCTTCAGCCTCGCGCGGAGGCGATGCGCGCCCGCTGGGCGGCGCTGCGCGAGGGGCTCGTGTCCACCCCCGAGGGCCGGGACGCCTTCGGCTCCAGCCTCGTCACCCAGGGCGATGACGCCGCGGAGCTCCAGGCCGTGCGCGCGCTGCTGGCGCTGGCGGACCGCTGGACGTACGCGCGCGCCCTGCACCCGGAGACGAAGGACGTCTTCCACGCGTGGTCCACGCACCGGATTCCCAAGCCGCTGGTGTTCGACCAGCTCGTCCAGCTCAAGCGCCCGGACGCGCAGCTGCCCGAGGTGATGGAGGGAGACGAGCACCACCTGCGCCACCGCGATGGCTTCAAGCTCACCGACCGCCGAGGCACCCCGCGCGACGTGATGAACGAGGTGGACTACTGCGTCATCTGCCACGAGCGCTCGAAGGACTCGTGCTCCAAGGGCTTCCCGGCGAAGGACCCGGTGGCGGAAGGGCACAACTTCAAGAAGAACCCGCTGGGCATCCCCCTCAACGGGTGCCCGCTCGACGAGCGCATCTCCGAGGCGCACGCGCTCAAGCGCGAGGGCGACTCCGTGGCCGCGCTGGCCATGGTGACGCTCGACAACCCGATGTGCCCGGGCACCGGCCACCGCATCTGCAATGACTGCATGAAGGCGTGCATCTTCCAGAAGCAGGAGCCGGTGAACATCCCCCTGGCGGAGACGGCCACCCTCACGGACGTGCTGGATTTGCCCTGGGGCTTCGAAATCTACGGCCTGCTCACCCGGTGGAACCCGCTCAACGTCCGCCGCCCGTACGCCCTGCCCTACGTGGGCCGCAACGTGCTGGTGGTGGGCCTGGGCCCCGCCGGCTACACGCTGTCCCACTACCTGCTCAACGAGGGCTTCGGCGTCACCGGCGTGGACGGCCTCAAGATTGAGCCCTTCCCGGATGACCTGGTGGGCCGCAACGGCCGCGCCCTGCGCCCCATCCGCGACTGGTCCGCGCTCACCAGCGAGCTGGACGAGCGCGTGCTGGAGGGCTTTGGCGGCGTGTCCGAGTACGGAATCACCGTGCGCTGGGACAAGAACTTCCTCACGCTCATCCACCTGACGCTGGCGCGCCGCGAGGGCTTCCGCATCTACGGCGGCGTCCGCTTCGGTGGCACGCTGACGATTGACGACGCGTGGGAGCTGGGCTTCGACCACATCGCCATCGCCGCCGGCGCGGGGCGCCCCACCATCATCGGGATGAAGAACAACCTCATCCGGGGCATCCGCAAGGCGAGCGACTTCCTCATGGCGCTGCAGCTCACCGGCGCCTTCAAGAAGGACTCGCTGGCCAACCTCCAGGTGCAGCTGCCCGCCATCGTCATCGGCGGCGGCCTCACCGGCATCGACACCGCCACCGAGCTGATGGCGTACTACCCGGTGCAGGTGGAGAAGACGCTCTCCCGCCACGAGCGACTGGCGGCGGACCTGGGCGAGGAGGCCGTGCTGGCCCGCCTCGACGCGGAGGAGCGCGTCACCTACCAGCTGTTCCTGGAGCACGGCCGCGCGGTGCGCGCCGAGCGCGAGAAGGCCCAGGCGGAAGGACGCAACCCGGACTTCATCAAGCTGGTGCGCGGCTGGGGCGGGGTGAGCCTCGTCTACCGCCGCGGCCTCACCGAGTCCCCCGCCTACCGCCTCAACCACGAGGAAGTGACGAAGGCGCTGGAAGAGGGCATCCGCTTCATCGAGCGCATGAGCCCGGTGGAGGCCCTGCCGGACGCCTCGGGTGCCGTGCGCGCCCTGGTCTTCGAGCGCATGGTGACGAAGGACGGCAAGCTCAAGGGCAGCGGCGAGTTCTTCGAGCTCCCCGCGCGCACGGTGTGCGTCGCCGCCGGCACGTCCCCCAACGTCACCTACGAGAAGGAGTACCCGGGCACCTTCCAGCTCGACTCGCGCGGCGAGTACTTCCAGGGCCACGAGCTGGTGGAGGAAGGGAACGGCTTCGTCCTCAAGCCCGTGCAGGCGAAGGAGGACCCGGCGGCGAAGGCGGGCTTCTTCACCTCGTACCGGAAGGACGACCACCTCATCTCCTTCTACGGCGACAACCACCCCACCTACGCGGGCAACGTGGTGAAGGCCATGGCCAGCGCAAAGGACGGCCACCCCGAGGTGGCGCGCCTGTACGCGAAGGAAGTCGCCTCGCTCGACTTCACCGACGAAGTGGCCCAGGCCCGCCGCGAGGAGCAGCGCGCCGCGCACTTCGCGAAGCTGGATGACGCCTTCACGGCCACCGTCGTCGCCGTCAACCGCCTGACGCCCACGATTGTGGAGGTGGTGGTGCGCGCGCCCTTCGCGGCCAGCCACTTCTCGCCCGGCCAGTTCTACCGGCTCCAGAACTTCGAGCGGAACGCGCCCGTGGTGGACGGCATGCGCCTCACCATGGAGGGCCTGGCCCTCACCGGCGCGTGGGTGGACAAGGAGAAGGGACTGATGGGCACCATCGTCCTGGAGATGGGCTCGTCCTCGCGCCTGTGCGCCGCGCTCACCCCCGGCGAGCCCGTGGTCCTCATGGGCCCCACCGGCGCGCCCACCGAAATCGGCCACAACGAGACGGTGGCGCTCGTCGGCGGCGGCCTGGGCAACGCGGTGCTCTTCTCCATCGCCCGCTCGCTCAAGGCGGCCGGCTGCCGCGTCATCTACTTCGCCGGCTACCGGCAGAAGTCGGACTCCTTCAAGCAGGACGAAATCGAGGCCGGCACGGACCAGATTGTGTGGTCGGTGGACGGCGGGGACACGATTGAGCCCCGCCGCCCGCAGGACTCGGCGTTCCGCGGCAACGTGGTGCAGGCCATGCTGGCCTACGCGGAGAACCGGCTGGGCCCGGCGCCCGTCCTCTCCCTGGCCGAGGTGGACCGCATCATCGCCATCGGCTCGGACCGGATGATGCGCGCGGTGGCCGAGGCGCGGCACGGCGTGCTCCAGCCGCACCTCAAGCCCGGCCACGAGGCCATCGGCTCCATCAACTCGCCGATGCAGTGCATGATGAAGGAGATCTGCGCCCAGTGCCTCCAGCGGCACGTGGACCCGCTCACCGGCAAGGAGACGTGGGTGTTCTCCTGCTACAACCAGGACCAGCGGCTGGACCAGGTGGACTTCGTCAACCTCAACCAGCGCCTGCGCGGCAACACCGTCATGGAGAAGGTGGCGGACGTCTTCCTGGCGCAGCTGCTCAAGAAGGCGCCGCACCTCAAGCGCGTCTGA
- a CDS encoding class I SAM-dependent methyltransferase, with the protein MTERAYRRHPEPQLAPVPDACYLCKGGRLRMKFPARGGGESEGAAAYNCTSFGHRSHPPIWDCLDCGMLFQWPMRSAQELLSAYQDVEDPLYVAEKDNRYHTFRKVVEALGPARGRTVLDVGAYCGYFLDVAREAGFRPEGLELSRWAAGHARSLGFTVHGVPLAELAERGVQYDVVTLWDVVEHFADPRAELETAFRLVRPGGRIYLSTIDAGSLVARLLGGQWPWLMDMHLFYFGRATLATLLEEVGFRVTDTRTYTHIISADYLLRKVGASFRPVAPVLELARRVVPGAWAIPFNLGDNMLMAAERPA; encoded by the coding sequence ATGACGGAACGCGCCTACCGCCGCCACCCTGAGCCCCAGCTGGCCCCGGTGCCCGACGCCTGCTACCTCTGCAAGGGGGGGCGACTGCGGATGAAGTTCCCCGCTCGCGGCGGTGGGGAGTCGGAGGGGGCGGCGGCCTACAATTGCACCTCTTTCGGCCACCGGAGCCACCCGCCCATCTGGGACTGCCTGGACTGCGGGATGCTCTTCCAGTGGCCCATGCGCTCGGCGCAGGAGCTGCTGTCGGCCTACCAGGACGTGGAGGACCCCCTCTACGTGGCGGAGAAGGACAACCGCTACCACACGTTCCGCAAGGTGGTGGAGGCGCTGGGGCCGGCGCGCGGCCGGACGGTGCTGGATGTGGGCGCCTACTGTGGCTACTTCCTGGACGTGGCGCGCGAGGCGGGCTTCCGCCCGGAGGGGCTGGAGCTGTCGCGCTGGGCGGCGGGGCACGCGCGCTCGCTGGGCTTCACGGTGCACGGCGTCCCGCTGGCGGAGCTGGCGGAGCGGGGCGTGCAGTACGACGTGGTGACGCTGTGGGACGTGGTGGAGCACTTCGCGGACCCGCGCGCGGAGCTGGAGACGGCCTTCCGGCTGGTGCGGCCCGGTGGGCGCATCTACCTGTCCACCATTGATGCTGGAAGCCTCGTGGCCCGACTGCTCGGGGGCCAGTGGCCGTGGCTGATGGACATGCACCTGTTCTACTTCGGCCGCGCCACGCTCGCGACGCTGCTGGAAGAGGTGGGCTTCCGTGTGACGGACACGCGGACGTACACGCACATCATCTCCGCGGACTACCTGCTGCGGAAGGTGGGCGCGAGCTTCCGCCCGGTGGCGCCGGTGCTGGAGCTGGCGCGCCGCGTGGTGCCGGGCGCGTGGGCCATTCCGTTCAACCTGGGCGACAACATGCTGATGGCCGCCGAGCGGCCGGCCTGA
- a CDS encoding glycosyltransferase, whose product MDQPFISVVIPAYNEGQRLPRFVGELTRVFLERPSPPVQFTVVDDGSAPEHSTLQRACVEEAQGRLAAKGAPHRFTYVAAPRNQGKGSAIRLGWRSAPPGSTWLAFLDADGAISAEEFHRLVELATSPTGRDVDVIAGSRILMAGRRVVRNLHRHLQGRIFATLTDSNFGLHFYDTQCGVKLIRGALLRPLLDVLREERWLLDIELLVLLKRQGARALEVPIDWEDFGGSKVIPGLDGLRMFWGLLQLRRRLERLSLPAPTAPESLPASESSPAGVMGSDRQ is encoded by the coding sequence GTGGACCAGCCATTCATCAGCGTGGTCATCCCCGCGTACAACGAGGGCCAGCGCCTGCCACGCTTCGTGGGCGAGCTCACGCGTGTCTTCCTGGAGCGCCCCTCCCCGCCGGTGCAGTTCACCGTCGTGGATGATGGCAGCGCCCCCGAGCACTCCACCCTGCAGCGCGCCTGTGTGGAGGAGGCCCAGGGCCGACTCGCCGCGAAGGGCGCGCCCCACCGCTTCACCTACGTGGCCGCGCCGCGCAACCAGGGCAAGGGCTCGGCCATCCGGCTGGGCTGGCGCTCCGCTCCGCCCGGCTCCACGTGGCTCGCCTTCCTGGATGCCGACGGCGCCATCAGCGCCGAGGAGTTCCACCGGCTCGTGGAGCTGGCCACCAGCCCCACCGGCCGCGACGTGGACGTGATTGCCGGCTCGCGCATCCTCATGGCCGGCCGCCGCGTGGTGCGCAACCTCCACCGCCACCTGCAGGGACGCATCTTCGCCACGCTGACGGACTCCAACTTCGGCCTGCACTTCTACGACACGCAGTGCGGCGTGAAGCTCATCCGCGGCGCCCTGCTGCGCCCGCTGCTGGACGTGCTGCGTGAGGAACGCTGGCTGCTGGACATCGAGCTGCTGGTGCTGCTCAAGCGTCAGGGGGCCCGCGCCCTCGAGGTCCCCATCGACTGGGAGGACTTCGGCGGCTCCAAGGTCATCCCCGGCCTGGACGGACTGCGCATGTTCTGGGGCCTGCTCCAGCTCCGCCGTCGGCTGGAGCGGCTGTCCCTCCCCGCCCCCACGGCCCCCGAGTCCCTGCCCGCGAGCGAGTCGTCCCCGGCCGGTGTCATGGGAAGCGATAGACAGTGA